The uncultured Treponema sp. genome includes a region encoding these proteins:
- the dnaX gene encoding DNA polymerase III subunit gamma/tau — translation MAYEVTATRRRPQNFDNLVGQEFVAETLKNSIQSKKIAHAYLFSGPRGCGKTSTARILAKALNCQKGPTAFPCGECAACKEITAGSSLDVIEIDGASNTSVNDVRQIKDEVLFPPNSCRYKIYIIDEVHMLSTSAFNALLKTIEEPPPYCIFIFATTEIQKVPATIKSRCQQFNFRLIPIEKVKQQLAEAASELGIKAEDEALYWIARESTGSMRDSYTLFDQVAAFSGGEITYEKIRDKLGLVGVDRLNEIFGFCVKKDSENALLKLDEYLQNGVSIEQLISNCADYLRSILLIKSGVKKESLLGQSADRFSKEVLDSWNSVQTERALGIFMQLYRDVRYSLSPRYEFELAVSRLCWLKDYVSAAEVKKAIDAVKPILANSSAQRKIPAEKKNEPANINAPRNSFLSVPAPIPTFSALEEDEDSFYDGGAEPPEKFSAEAETKPLEQNQDIPQQKETAAKNVDTSDIEKVKDAMISDFSVDDALLASTLMQTKNWKLEENKASAISENQFEQMQIQQQAFKISEYLSKVYGRTISFEIQFVPKKVEEKKQEIPTEVKILRDVFKGTITVGA, via the coding sequence ATGGCTTACGAAGTTACGGCGACAAGGCGTCGTCCACAAAATTTTGACAATCTTGTTGGTCAGGAATTCGTTGCAGAAACTCTCAAGAATTCAATCCAGTCAAAAAAAATAGCTCACGCATATTTGTTTTCAGGTCCAAGAGGATGCGGAAAAACATCAACCGCAAGAATTCTTGCAAAAGCCCTGAACTGCCAGAAAGGACCTACAGCTTTTCCGTGCGGAGAATGCGCGGCGTGCAAAGAAATAACAGCTGGTTCTTCGCTCGACGTAATTGAAATAGACGGAGCTTCAAATACAAGCGTTAACGATGTTCGCCAGATAAAAGATGAAGTTTTGTTTCCGCCGAATTCATGCAGATACAAAATTTACATAATCGATGAAGTACACATGCTTTCAACTTCAGCATTCAACGCGCTTTTAAAGACGATTGAAGAGCCGCCGCCATACTGCATTTTTATTTTTGCAACTACGGAAATTCAGAAAGTTCCAGCCACAATAAAATCAAGATGCCAGCAGTTCAACTTTAGGCTTATTCCGATTGAAAAAGTAAAACAGCAGCTTGCAGAAGCCGCCAGCGAACTTGGAATAAAGGCAGAAGACGAAGCGCTTTACTGGATTGCAAGAGAATCAACCGGCTCCATGAGAGATTCGTACACGCTCTTTGATCAGGTTGCAGCTTTTTCCGGCGGAGAAATCACTTACGAAAAAATCCGCGACAAGCTTGGACTTGTTGGAGTTGACCGCCTGAATGAAATATTCGGTTTCTGCGTAAAAAAAGATTCAGAAAATGCGCTTTTAAAGCTTGATGAATATTTGCAGAACGGAGTAAGCATTGAACAGCTTATTTCAAACTGCGCGGATTATTTGCGCTCAATTCTTCTTATAAAAAGCGGCGTAAAAAAAGAATCATTGCTTGGACAAAGCGCAGACCGTTTTTCAAAGGAAGTACTGGATTCCTGGAATTCAGTTCAGACAGAAAGAGCTCTTGGAATTTTCATGCAGCTTTACAGAGACGTGCGATATTCTTTAAGTCCACGGTACGAATTTGAGCTTGCGGTTTCAAGGCTTTGCTGGCTCAAGGATTATGTTTCCGCGGCGGAAGTAAAAAAAGCAATTGACGCTGTAAAACCGATTTTGGCAAACTCAAGCGCGCAAAGAAAAATTCCCGCTGAAAAAAAAAATGAACCGGCAAATATAAACGCGCCAAGAAATTCGTTTTTATCTGTTCCCGCTCCAATTCCCACATTCAGCGCGCTGGAAGAAGACGAAGATTCTTTTTATGATGGCGGAGCTGAACCGCCTGAAAAATTTTCAGCAGAGGCAGAAACCAAGCCTTTAGAGCAAAATCAAGATATTCCGCAGCAAAAAGAAACCGCGGCAAAAAATGTGGACACTTCGGACATAGAAAAAGTAAAAGATGCGATGATTTCTGATTTTTCTGTGGACGATGCTTTGCTTGCCAGCACTTTAATGCAGACAAAAAATTGGAAGCTTGAAGAAAACAAGGCGAGCGCAATAAGTGAAAATCAGTTTGAGCAGATGCAGATTCAGCAGCAGGCTTTTAAAATTTCAGAATATCTTTCAAAAGTTTACGGACGGACAATAAGCTTTGAAATTCAGTTTGTTCCAAAAAAAGTTGAAGAAAAAAAGCAGGAAATTCCAACAGAAGTAAAAATTCTCCGGGATGTCTTTAAAGGAACTATAACCGTAGGAGCGTAA
- a CDS encoding energy transducer TonB, translating to MKNAKFCGFCQKFYKPLILIVTILLHIGAFCLFKGKAEKELKDEDFIETKVFKLVDIQEYLPPPPKPKSAPKREVEVAKQKAPKASEKIEEKKDEEISEKQKEETEPKPFAEYVPQHKISKAPAFPSKKVLSRLSYPQMAKKQGIEGVVVLELFIDSKGKVVKINVLKDPGYGFAEAAVAAFNGIDCVPALINGKPCAVRYRYPVRFKLT from the coding sequence ATGAAAAACGCAAAATTCTGCGGATTCTGCCAAAAATTCTACAAGCCGCTCATACTTATTGTAACGATTCTTCTTCACATCGGGGCGTTTTGTCTTTTTAAAGGAAAGGCTGAAAAAGAACTCAAAGATGAAGATTTTATAGAAACAAAAGTTTTCAAGCTTGTCGATATTCAGGAATATCTTCCGCCGCCGCCAAAGCCAAAGTCCGCTCCAAAAAGAGAAGTTGAAGTGGCAAAACAAAAAGCGCCAAAGGCAAGCGAAAAAATCGAGGAGAAAAAAGACGAAGAAATTTCAGAAAAGCAAAAAGAAGAAACTGAGCCTAAGCCGTTCGCGGAATATGTTCCTCAGCACAAGATTTCAAAAGCGCCAGCGTTTCCTTCAAAAAAAGTTTTAAGCCGGCTTTCTTATCCGCAGATGGCAAAAAAACAGGGAATTGAAGGCGTTGTTGTGCTTGAACTTTTTATCGATTCAAAAGGAAAAGTTGTAAAAATCAACGTGCTGAAAGATCCCGGCTACGGATTTGCAGAAGCGGCAGTTGCGGCGTTCAACGGAATAGACTGCGTCCCGGCATTAATCAACGGAAAACCTTGCGCAGTAAGATACAGATACCCGGTCAGATTCAAATTGACATAA
- a CDS encoding biopolymer transporter ExbD, whose product MNIKRKKRKASITTSSMSDIGFLLLIFIMLISLMNQRYEEHIEYSEAKQLQKTSLEHNFEIWIQKDGTVSANKQNATPELLEALVVSAIAEHPDVRIHIIADKNTPYKYVNSVVSVLQSLQHRVVSFVVKEL is encoded by the coding sequence ATGAACATAAAACGCAAAAAACGAAAAGCAAGCATAACAACATCCTCAATGTCGGACATAGGATTTCTCCTGCTGATTTTTATAATGCTGATTTCGCTTATGAACCAGCGTTATGAAGAACACATTGAATATTCCGAAGCAAAGCAGCTGCAAAAGACAAGTCTTGAACACAACTTTGAAATCTGGATTCAAAAAGACGGAACTGTAAGCGCAAACAAGCAAAATGCAACGCCGGAACTTCTGGAAGCCCTTGTTGTCTCCGCAATTGCCGAGCATCCCGACGTGCGCATTCACATAATTGCCGACAAAAACACGCCGTATAAATATGTGAATTCGGTTGTATCGGTTTTGCAGTCGCTTCAGCACAGAGTTGTAAGCTTTGTTGTAAAGGAGTTGTAA
- a CDS encoding biopolymer transporter ExbD: MIKSKRRPFEDTSSGSLQDLSFLLIVFFIVIAGFNVNKGFVLNLPSKEKPKVVQQNDLMKAKLNADGTLILDGKNSSLEELCNALQEKQKEWPNMTFLLSINPETPYQNVVDVIYEIRNFNIENFCFKMEDSV; this comes from the coding sequence ATGATTAAAAGCAAAAGACGTCCGTTTGAAGACACAAGCTCAGGCTCGCTTCAGGATTTGAGTTTTCTTTTGATTGTGTTTTTTATCGTGATTGCAGGATTCAACGTAAACAAGGGATTTGTGCTGAATCTTCCGTCAAAGGAAAAGCCGAAAGTTGTCCAGCAGAACGATCTTATGAAAGCCAAACTGAATGCAGACGGAACTTTAATTCTCGACGGAAAAAATTCAAGCCTTGAAGAACTTTGCAACGCGCTTCAGGAAAAACAAAAAGAATGGCCGAACATGACATTTCTTCTTTCAATAAATCCTGAAACTCCATATCAAAATGTAGTCGATGTGATTTACGAAATAAGAAACTTTAATATAGAAAACTTCTGCTTCAAAATGGAAGACAGTGTATGA
- a CDS encoding MotA/TolQ/ExbB proton channel family protein: MTFNLVELFKLGGPFMWVLLIFSIATFTLVLERCIYLFWHDCNVSSLSSRVKELLRQNKKDEAEQLLSSFSRKKTAATVLLALLQNSKFGESRMEKAAESEAQERIRRMENGFNYLTALSSLAPLTGFFGTVSGMIGAFKSIADATDVNAQLVAGGIYEALITTIFGLIIAIVALVAYNLFVQKVDVFAAETSKAVNDIIPELLGSKND, from the coding sequence ATGACATTCAATTTGGTTGAACTTTTTAAGCTTGGCGGACCTTTTATGTGGGTTCTTCTTATTTTCAGCATTGCGACATTTACGCTGGTTTTGGAACGCTGCATTTATCTTTTCTGGCACGACTGCAATGTTTCGTCTTTAAGCAGCCGGGTAAAAGAACTTTTAAGGCAAAACAAAAAAGATGAAGCGGAACAGCTTCTCTCTTCATTCAGCCGGAAAAAAACAGCCGCAACAGTTCTTCTGGCACTTTTACAGAATTCAAAATTCGGAGAGTCAAGAATGGAAAAAGCGGCGGAAAGCGAAGCGCAGGAAAGAATCCGCAGAATGGAAAACGGCTTCAATTACCTTACAGCTCTTTCTTCACTTGCGCCTCTCACAGGATTTTTTGGAACAGTTTCTGGAATGATTGGCGCGTTCAAGTCGATTGCGGATGCCACAGATGTAAATGCACAGCTTGTCGCAGGCGGAATTTACGAAGCTTTAATTACAACAATTTTCGGACTTATAATCGCGATTGTCGCCCTTGTTGCCTACAATCTTTTTGTTCAGAAAGTCGATGTCTTTGCCGCTGAAACTTCAAAAGCCGTGAACGACATAATCCCGGAACTTCTTGGTAGCAAAAATGATTAA
- a CDS encoding TonB-dependent receptor plug domain-containing protein gives MNHVFKLLIALGLFASSFFVHAQAAQDAIQSDDNFYDIIMEGEGLTLEQTADPAKEAVSGVSVVMDKEQIKTTAQIGLVEDVMSSVQTMPGVTFNGNWNSEPSIRGGYPREMQTVLDGVYILYPWHWGGAYSIFNPHMTDSVKMSNGVFSARYGQALSGLMEVTTVQPSEEIHFDFNITSIATDLFVQLPVTKNFGIFAGGKVTYIEGYIGAYKLFGGSNEITDALKTVPYIRDFYTKVYWNPAEKLSLTFNAFYGSDGVGLETDDTDDGEHTTSDFDFSMQSAFAALNAKWIPTDNTQIKALASYNWTFENLTYNGTVDGEFKYNEDFLEQYGSLLSDEARASKKYYLNTQNEKQKERMIVHQLQGKIEGEMELNASNRIAVGAEEMWSRSNTTQKTHGWNEQLKGDFPYPDFYEFDYSIRDKGNNVFKSATFALWNFGTDASLFSGEAGFRIDEFHIKNYSNDFSLNAKPVFNPRAVLHYTPWRYLEHFDKVSFSAGCGLFSSVPMELMVASKDMGIKESEVSQNRAIFAVLGTDLKFNEDWNFKLEGYYKHYLKRMFAVADDSNPMDTKLDARFDGKGFTTGFDLMLEKKNGEKWDGYLSYSFVMARFKNPYTKMYDDQTTNYGDPLDEWYYPDFHRFHTLNAVANFKFKEHWTFTVKGTFATGTPKKDNGDIYCYPAKLEDGTVIQRYTRNSFYSDSLRTQISCPVDLRLGYKKKVGKSSRTTLEYYIGAEDVFLNLYSPKGEKGFNSRTGKEDDSASSANFNIGIPMISLGLKISY, from the coding sequence ATGAATCATGTATTTAAGCTTCTTATCGCATTGGGACTTTTCGCTTCAAGTTTTTTTGTTCATGCGCAGGCGGCACAAGACGCAATTCAGTCTGACGACAATTTTTACGACATCATCATGGAAGGCGAAGGACTTACTCTTGAACAAACCGCAGATCCGGCAAAAGAAGCAGTCAGCGGAGTTTCTGTCGTAATGGACAAGGAGCAGATTAAAACAACTGCGCAAATCGGACTTGTTGAGGACGTTATGAGTTCCGTTCAGACAATGCCGGGCGTAACTTTCAACGGAAACTGGAACAGCGAGCCTTCAATCCGCGGAGGCTATCCAAGGGAAATGCAAACTGTTCTTGACGGAGTTTACATTCTTTATCCGTGGCACTGGGGCGGCGCGTATTCAATCTTTAATCCGCACATGACAGACAGCGTAAAAATGAGCAACGGAGTTTTTTCTGCGCGCTACGGACAGGCGCTTTCTGGACTAATGGAAGTTACAACCGTTCAGCCAAGCGAAGAAATTCACTTTGACTTCAACATAACTTCGATTGCGACAGATTTGTTTGTTCAGCTTCCAGTAACAAAAAATTTCGGAATTTTTGCAGGCGGAAAAGTTACTTACATCGAAGGCTACATCGGCGCATACAAATTGTTCGGCGGCTCAAATGAAATTACCGACGCGCTCAAAACCGTTCCTTACATCCGCGACTTTTACACAAAAGTTTACTGGAATCCGGCGGAAAAACTAAGCTTGACTTTCAACGCGTTCTACGGAAGCGACGGAGTTGGACTTGAAACAGACGACACTGACGACGGTGAGCACACAACATCTGATTTCGATTTCAGCATGCAAAGCGCATTCGCAGCATTGAACGCAAAGTGGATTCCGACTGACAACACGCAAATCAAGGCACTTGCAAGCTACAACTGGACTTTTGAAAATTTGACATACAACGGAACGGTTGACGGCGAATTCAAATACAACGAAGACTTTCTTGAGCAGTACGGTTCTCTTTTAAGCGACGAGGCAAGGGCGAGCAAAAAATATTACCTGAACACACAGAACGAAAAGCAAAAAGAACGAATGATTGTCCATCAGCTTCAGGGAAAAATCGAAGGCGAAATGGAACTTAATGCAAGCAACAGAATTGCAGTCGGCGCAGAAGAAATGTGGAGCAGAAGCAACACCACACAAAAAACGCATGGCTGGAACGAGCAGCTCAAGGGAGATTTTCCGTATCCTGATTTTTACGAATTTGACTATTCCATAAGAGACAAAGGAAACAATGTTTTTAAATCGGCAACTTTCGCGCTTTGGAATTTCGGAACAGACGCAAGCCTTTTTAGCGGAGAAGCAGGATTTAGAATTGACGAGTTCCACATAAAAAATTACAGCAACGATTTCAGCCTGAACGCAAAGCCGGTTTTCAATCCAAGGGCAGTTCTGCATTACACGCCGTGGCGTTACCTAGAGCATTTTGACAAGGTTTCTTTTAGCGCAGGCTGCGGACTTTTTTCTTCTGTTCCAATGGAGCTGATGGTTGCAAGCAAAGACATGGGAATTAAAGAATCGGAAGTGTCTCAAAACCGGGCGATTTTTGCAGTTCTAGGAACAGATTTAAAATTCAACGAGGACTGGAATTTTAAACTTGAAGGCTACTACAAGCATTATTTAAAGCGAATGTTTGCTGTTGCCGACGATTCAAATCCAATGGACACAAAGCTTGACGCAAGGTTCGACGGAAAAGGATTCACAACTGGATTCGACCTTATGCTGGAAAAGAAAAACGGAGAAAAGTGGGACGGCTACCTTTCGTACTCATTTGTAATGGCAAGATTCAAAAATCCGTACACAAAAATGTATGACGACCAGACAACAAACTATGGCGATCCGCTTGACGAGTGGTACTATCCTGACTTCCACAGATTCCACACGCTGAATGCTGTTGCAAACTTCAAGTTCAAGGAGCACTGGACATTCACTGTAAAAGGAACATTCGCCACAGGAACTCCGAAAAAAGACAACGGCGACATTTACTGCTATCCGGCAAAACTTGAAGACGGAACTGTAATTCAGCGTTACACAAGAAACAGTTTTTACAGCGACAGTTTGCGCACACAGATTTCATGCCCGGTTGACCTTAGGCTCGGCTACAAAAAGAAAGTCGGAAAATCATCACGGACAACGCTCGAATACTACATCGGCGCGGAAGATGTTTTCCTGAATCTTTACAGTCCAAAAGGCGAAAAAGGATTCAACAGCCGCACAGGAAAAGAAGACGACAGCGCATCAAGCGCAAACTTCAACATTGGAATTCCGATGATTTCACTCGGACTTAAAATAAGCTATTAG
- a CDS encoding methyl-accepting chemotaxis protein encodes MEKKKSIYSVLVVISVVLSVVVSLCVSLVLRKMISGEITGMKKMELRASSDRMHVLFDSRKENLEKKLSVIQDKIDWSGISSKDEIFKRLSEAQEEAELYSVILAKNSGETIFSSGKNSSVSLASEKKALKAAAGGKLNSCVSLKNDEVLATAAAKFPAISGSVLLIQQEISDHDWISEYGSTLGCSMNIFIEDTCVESSDIDENGKPKTGGKMGSPFIIGEVYENRHVLELIDRYKGNVSATVFSPIDSDDGNAMLYLGINLKELAKSSSRLIKLALPVVIVAILASLGIILFIILQIVTKPLRRTSAAFKKLNGESGTSDLTIKIDTNKENEIGEMIDSVNHFIGTLRSLLADVNSAESQLESIGTSLASTSQESASAVSQIMSNILSVKNQIEKQNKTLDEVQGILDSSSRGIESLEKNIEDQSAKITESSSFIEKMVADIAEMSESVANLAGEYKELIRITDSGKARQNEMADEIKNMAEQSKNLADANSVISQIASQTNLLAMNAAIEAAHAGEAGKGFSVVADEIRKLAENSAAQSNSIKKELETIGQVIAKVVETSEISVKEFEKITEKVSSTESLVQNVDTTMSRQHESSKQVLANLQDVDDTTSTVLKTAKEMSAAVENVATAAGNLDMLAQQVAGSMDEMSEGVKEINTSAQNISEMAQTTHDSIKVMDSVLSKFKI; translated from the coding sequence ATGGAAAAGAAGAAGTCGATTTATTCTGTGCTTGTTGTTATTTCTGTTGTGCTTTCAGTTGTTGTTTCGCTCTGCGTTTCGCTGGTTCTGCGCAAGATGATTTCGGGCGAAATTACAGGAATGAAAAAAATGGAGCTCAGGGCAAGCTCGGACAGGATGCACGTTCTGTTCGACTCCCGAAAGGAAAATCTTGAGAAAAAGCTTTCAGTGATTCAGGACAAGATTGACTGGAGCGGCATTTCATCTAAGGACGAAATTTTTAAGAGGCTTTCGGAAGCTCAGGAAGAGGCGGAACTTTACAGCGTGATTCTTGCCAAAAATTCAGGCGAGACAATTTTTTCATCCGGAAAGAACAGTTCAGTTTCGCTTGCCTCCGAAAAAAAGGCGCTAAAGGCAGCCGCGGGCGGAAAACTGAATTCGTGCGTCTCTCTCAAAAATGACGAGGTTCTTGCGACCGCAGCAGCAAAATTTCCGGCGATAAGCGGAAGCGTTCTTTTGATTCAGCAGGAAATTTCAGACCACGACTGGATTTCGGAATACGGCTCCACGCTCGGATGCAGCATGAACATTTTTATAGAAGACACTTGCGTTGAAAGCTCGGACATTGACGAGAACGGCAAGCCAAAGACCGGCGGAAAAATGGGAAGTCCTTTCATCATCGGCGAAGTCTACGAAAACCGCCATGTCCTTGAGCTGATTGACCGCTACAAGGGAAACGTCTCGGCTACGGTTTTCAGCCCGATTGACAGCGATGACGGAAACGCGATGCTTTACCTCGGAATAAATCTGAAGGAACTTGCAAAAAGCTCATCGCGGCTTATAAAACTCGCGCTTCCTGTTGTAATCGTTGCGATTCTTGCAAGCCTTGGAATAATCCTGTTTATAATCCTGCAGATTGTGACAAAACCATTGAGGAGAACATCCGCGGCATTCAAAAAACTGAACGGAGAATCCGGCACTTCCGACCTGACGATAAAAATAGACACAAACAAGGAAAACGAAATCGGCGAGATGATAGATTCCGTAAACCATTTTATCGGAACTTTGAGAAGCCTTCTTGCGGACGTGAATTCGGCGGAATCCCAGCTTGAGTCAATCGGAACAAGCTTGGCTTCGACTTCGCAGGAATCGGCAAGCGCGGTCTCGCAGATTATGTCGAACATCCTCAGCGTAAAAAATCAGATTGAAAAGCAGAACAAGACGCTTGATGAAGTTCAGGGAATTCTTGACAGCTCAAGCCGCGGAATTGAGTCGCTTGAAAAGAACATCGAAGATCAGTCCGCAAAAATCACTGAATCGTCATCTTTCATCGAAAAAATGGTGGCGGACATCGCGGAAATGTCGGAATCCGTCGCGAATCTTGCGGGCGAATACAAGGAGCTTATCCGAATCACTGATTCCGGAAAGGCGCGCCAGAATGAGATGGCGGATGAAATCAAGAACATGGCGGAACAGTCAAAGAATCTTGCCGACGCGAACTCCGTTATTTCGCAGATTGCCTCTCAGACAAACCTTCTTGCCATGAACGCCGCAATTGAAGCAGCTCACGCGGGAGAAGCCGGAAAGGGATTCAGCGTTGTTGCGGATGAAATCAGAAAACTTGCAGAGAATTCCGCCGCGCAGTCAAATTCAATCAAGAAGGAGCTTGAGACAATCGGTCAGGTGATTGCGAAGGTTGTTGAGACATCCGAGATTTCCGTAAAGGAATTTGAAAAGATAACTGAAAAAGTCAGCTCCACAGAATCACTTGTTCAGAATGTAGATACAACGATGTCGCGCCAGCATGAGTCCTCAAAGCAGGTTCTGGCGAATCTGCAGGACGTGGATGATACAACTTCGACAGTTCTCAAGACCGCAAAGGAAATGTCCGCCGCAGTTGAGAATGTCGCGACCGCCGCCGGAAACCTCGATATGCTCGCCCAGCAGGTTGCAGGAAGCATGGACGAAATGTCCGAAGGCGTAAAGGAAATAAACACTTCCGCTCAGAACATTTCCGAAATGGCGCAGACAACCCACGACAGCATAAAGGTCATGGACAGCGTTCTGTCTAAATTCAAAATCTAG
- a CDS encoding YitT family protein yields MNNVTTIIPTPSTFKRVILVIAGAVIFSMNLNSFAYAAELFPGGFAGISLLIQRAFLKFFNVQIPYTVLYFALNAVPVFISFKYIGKKFTIFSLLMIAFSSFLTDFIPSIRITDDLLLCSIFGGILNGLAITCCLYADATSGGTDFIAIYFSEKKGMDMWNMIFGMNICVLVVAGILFGWDKALYSIIFQFSSTQILNELYRRYQKITLLIITEKPDEMYHVVKTSTNHDATKFIGTGCYKNSEKTMLYTVVSADELGLLGRELKKCDPAAFINVLKTKEIFGRFFTRSKD; encoded by the coding sequence ATGAACAATGTAACTACGATTATTCCGACACCTTCAACTTTTAAACGCGTGATTCTCGTTATTGCCGGCGCAGTTATTTTTTCCATGAATCTGAATTCTTTTGCTTATGCGGCGGAACTTTTTCCAGGCGGATTTGCAGGAATTTCGCTTTTGATTCAGCGCGCATTTTTAAAGTTTTTCAATGTTCAAATTCCGTATACAGTTTTGTATTTTGCGCTGAATGCCGTGCCGGTTTTTATAAGCTTTAAATATATCGGAAAGAAATTCACGATTTTTTCTTTGCTGATGATTGCGTTTTCTTCATTTCTTACGGATTTTATTCCTTCGATTCGCATTACAGATGATTTGCTTTTGTGCTCGATTTTCGGCGGAATTTTAAACGGACTTGCTATAACTTGCTGCCTTTACGCTGATGCCACAAGTGGCGGAACGGACTTTATCGCAATTTATTTTTCTGAAAAAAAAGGCATGGATATGTGGAACATGATTTTCGGAATGAATATTTGTGTTCTCGTTGTGGCAGGAATTCTTTTTGGCTGGGACAAAGCTCTTTACTCGATTATTTTTCAGTTTAGCTCGACTCAAATTTTAAATGAGCTTTACCGGCGCTACCAAAAAATCACGCTTTTGATTATTACGGAAAAGCCTGACGAAATGTATCATGTTGTAAAAACTTCAACAAACCATGACGCTACAAAATTTATTGGAACCGGCTGCTACAAAAATTCAGAAAAGACAATGCTTTATACGGTTGTTTCCGCAGACGAGCTTGGACTTTTGGGCCGTGAGCTGAAAAAATGCGATCCTGCCGCTTTTATAAATGTCTTAAAAACAAAAGAAATTTTCGGACGATTTTTTACAAGAAGCAAAGATTAA
- a CDS encoding YkgJ family cysteine cluster protein, which produces MESVFENLKDTCEGKIAAEIEKLYAELEKQQSDWYKKTKFTCPSGCGMCCHNFEPDLTEAEADFMALWLIQNQRQVAEKLLESAENPGKTCIFFNAENDFHCSIYGGRPFICRLFGASSFYSKNRSVVWRPCKFYPEEKLSAFGLSHRQYSKDEAKKILGELPPAMSDIMAQAMAVSPENESTEPLRKILPRKIQHIFFLLKCCGNV; this is translated from the coding sequence ATGGAATCAGTTTTTGAAAACCTTAAAGACACTTGCGAAGGCAAAATTGCCGCTGAAATAGAAAAACTTTACGCCGAACTTGAAAAACAGCAGTCAGATTGGTACAAAAAAACAAAATTCACCTGCCCTTCTGGATGCGGAATGTGCTGCCACAACTTTGAGCCGGACTTAACAGAAGCCGAAGCCGATTTTATGGCACTTTGGCTTATACAAAATCAAAGGCAAGTTGCGGAAAAACTTCTTGAAAGCGCAGAAAATCCCGGCAAAACCTGCATTTTTTTCAATGCGGAAAACGACTTTCATTGTTCCATTTATGGAGGACGACCTTTTATTTGCAGGCTTTTTGGAGCAAGCAGTTTTTACAGTAAAAACCGTTCAGTTGTCTGGCGGCCATGCAAATTCTACCCGGAAGAAAAACTTTCAGCCTTTGGACTTTCCCACAGGCAATATTCAAAAGATGAAGCGAAAAAAATCTTGGGCGAACTTCCTCCTGCAATGAGCGACATAATGGCGCAGGCAATGGCAGTCAGCCCCGAAAACGAAAGCACCGAGCCTCTGCGGAAAATCCTTCCAAGAAAAATTCAGCACATATTTTTTCTTCTTAAATGCTGCGGAAATGTTTAG